From one Neofelis nebulosa isolate mNeoNeb1 chromosome 4, mNeoNeb1.pri, whole genome shotgun sequence genomic stretch:
- the IQCF6 gene encoding IQ domain-containing protein F6 — MDTQNLENAAVKIQSWWRGNMVRRTLLHTALRAWVIQCWWRSMQAKMLEQRRRLALRLYTCQEWAVVKVQAQVRMWQARRRFLQARQAACIIQSHWRWHTSQTRGLIRGRYEVKASRLELDIEILLT; from the exons ATGGACACACAAAAT TTAGAGAACGCAGCTGTAAAGATTCAGTCATGGTGGCGTGGCAACATGGTGCGCCGGACGTTACTGCACACAGCACTCAGGGCCTGGGTCATCCAGTGCTGGTGGAGGTCGATGCAGGCCAAGATGCTGGAGCAGAGACGGCGCCTGGCACTAAGACTCTACACCTGCCAGGAGTGGGCAGTGGTGAAAGTGCAGGCACAGGTTCGGATGTGGCAGGCTCGCAGACGATTTCTTCAGGCACGCCAAGCGGCCTGCATCATCCAGTCTCACTGGCGCTGGCATACCAGTCAAACCCGGGGTCTGATCCGGGGCCGCTATGAGGTCAAAGCCAGCCGGCTGGAACTTGACATCGAAATTCTCTTGACCTAG